One Spinacia oleracea cultivar Varoflay chromosome 4, BTI_SOV_V1, whole genome shotgun sequence DNA segment encodes these proteins:
- the LOC110803534 gene encoding NAC transcription factor 29, whose product MDSTHSPAAGGSHHELQESHPQLPPGFRFHPTDEELVVHYLKRKVQSTPLPVAIIAEIDLYKFDPWELPAKAVFGEQEWYFFSPRDRKYPNGARPNRAATSGYWKATGTDKPVLSTGNEKVGVKKALVFYGGKPPRGVKTNWIMHEYRWVDSTKPTNNKPPGYDHCNNKKGGSLRLDDWVLCRIYKKSNTSRAMDHEREDSMEDMMMMGTSLSSMSMSMSMSMSMSMSIPSSINNMGHDQPLSKPTTNSLNYGSFLNTHVDQQGLFEGMMGGGVHVHHQGMDPGTPTSMLPLKRSLPSLYWGDNNDHDTSGGAICGAQSPSKRLSMLQMSIDNTNNNNSSEESGGRSDHHENNNNNNNNITSMSNLLNQLPTQTTPPPPLHQQQQQQQQQPMLGGLSDGIFRQQPYPLPGLNWYS is encoded by the exons ATGGATAGCACCCACTCACCGGCGGCGGGTGGGTCCCACCACGAGCTACAAGAGTCGCATCCGCAGCTCCCACCAGGGTTCCGCTTCCACCCCACCGACGAAGAGCTCGTCGTCCACTACCTTAAGCGAAAAGTCCAGTCTACCCCTCTTCCTGTCGCCATCATCGCCGAGATCGACCTCTACAAGTTCGACCCCTGGGAACTTCCTG CTAAGGCTGTGTTTGGGGAGCAAGAGTGGTACTTCTTCAGCCCTCGGGATCGGAAATATCCGAACGGAGCACGGCCAAACCGTGCAGCGACATCTGGTTATTGGAAGGCTACAGGGACTGATAAGCCTGTTTTAAGCACTGGTAATGAGAAAGTGGGTGTGAAGAAAGCTCTAGTTTTCTATGGTGGTAAACCTCCAAGAGGTGTGAAAACTAATTGGATTATGCATGAATATCGTTGGGTTGACAGTACTAAACCCACCAATAACAAACCCCCTGGTTATGATCATTGCAACAACAAAAAAGGAGGATCATTAAgg TTGGACGATTGGGTGCTATGTCGGATATACAAGAAGAGCAACACAAGTCGGGCGATGGATCACGAGCGAGAAGATTCGATGGAGGATATGATGATGATGGGAACAAGTTTGTCGTCGATGTCGATGTCGATGTCGATGTCGATGTCGATGTCGATGTCCATTCCAAGCTCAATAAACAACATGGGACATGATCAACCACTTTCGAAACCGACAACAAATTCTTTGAACTATGGTTCTTTCCTCAACACCCATGTCGATCAACAAGGTTTGTTCGAGGGGATGATGGGTGGTGGTGTTCATGTTCATCACCAAGGCATGGACCCTGGAACTCCAACCTCTATGTTGCCGCTCAAGAGATCCCTCCCATCCCTATATTGGGGCGACAATAATGACCATGACACCAGTGGCGGCGCTATTTGTGGTGCTCAAAGTCCTAGCAAGAGGTTGTCGATGCTCCAGATGAGTATCGATAATACTAACAATAACAATAGCAGTGAGGAAAGTGGAGGAAGGAGTGATCATCatgagaacaacaacaacaacaacaacaatattaCTTCAATGTCTAATCTTCTCAACCAACTTCCTACTCAGACAACTCCTCCACCTCCGTtgcaccaacaacaacaacaacaacaacaacaaccgaTGTTAGGGGGTCTTTCGGATGGGATTTTCCGGCAACAACCATATCCTCTTCCTGGATTAAACTGGTACTCGTAA